A stretch of the Glandiceps talaboti chromosome 23, keGlaTala1.1, whole genome shotgun sequence genome encodes the following:
- the LOC144452769 gene encoding galactosylceramide sulfotransferase-like, which translates to MKIIQQDGNPRLEQDKKTGDKSIPLDTACQRKDDIAFFKMHKCSSSTIQNMLFRYGEKHDLTFVMPPNGNHLGHGTYPFNKKFMIQVPWNLYNIYTFHSIFSYKGISEVMPKDTVYVTAIRDPVTMYESTFTYLGFGARYGLKGPDALKKFLGNADTYYKSNNNKGRVKNPMLYDLGTDVNDMYNMPKLEARIKELGNIFDFVIITEYFDESLILLREMMCWELDDVVSFKLNARSSSSVYAVSPDMAVKIKNFNAGDVKLYNYFNESFFKKLDDFGKDRMKEEVAKLRERNMELQDMCVDSLLETSNRVHRPPGMNIEDFRLKPGMDQNPICKGMTLPELMYTDKVRKKLLAKIRDYTAKHARPR; encoded by the exons atgaaaataatacaacaagATGGT aatccAAGACTTGAACAGGATAAAAAGACAGGAGATAAAAGTATACCGCTAGATACAGCGTGTCAGCGCAAGGATGACATTGCATTTTTCAAAATGCATAAATGTAGCAGTAGTactatacaaaatatgttattcCGCTATGGAGAGAAACATGACTTAACATTTGTGATGCCACCAAATGGAAATCACCTCGGACATGGAACATATCCATTCAACAAGAAATTTATGATACAAGTTCCTTggaatttatataatatttatacttttcactcaatattCAGCTACAAAG GGATAAGTGAAGTTATGCCAAAAGACACAGTGTATGTAACAGCAATAAGAGACCCCGTCACGATGTATGAATCAACATTCACGTATCTAGGTTTTGGTGCACGATACGGACTGAAAGGACCTGATGCCTTGAAAAAGTTTCTGGGTAATGCTGATACATATTACAAATCCAACAATAACAAAGGACGTGTCAAAAATCCAATGTTGTATGATCTAGGAACAGACGTCAATGATATGTACAATATGCCAAAACTTGAAGCAAGAATAAAAGAACTTGGAAATATTTTTGATTTTGTGATAATAACAGAATACTTTGATGAATCACTTATACTTCTGAGAGAGATGATGTGCTGGGAGCTAGATGATGTTGTTTCCTTTAAACTTAATGCTCGTAGTAGTTCGTCTGTCTATGCAGTGAGTCCAGATATGGCTGTTAAGATAAAGAATTTCAATGCTGGAGATGTGAAGCTGTATAACTATTTCAATGAATCGTTTTTCAAAAAACTTGATGATTTTGGAAAAGACAGAATGAAAGAAGAAGTGGCAAAGCTTCGTGAACGCAATATGGAACTTCAAGATATGTGTGTTGACTCACTACTAGAGACAAGTAACAGAGTACACCGCCCTCCGGGGATGAACATTGAAGATTTTCGTTTGAAGCCAGGAATGGATCAAAATCCTATATGTAAAGGCATGACATTGCCAGAACTAATGTACACCGATAAAGTTCGCAAAAAACTTTTAGCCAAGATTCGTGATTATACCGCTAAACATGCCAGGCCACGttaa